A region of Maniola jurtina chromosome 18, ilManJurt1.1, whole genome shotgun sequence DNA encodes the following proteins:
- the LOC123874345 gene encoding G-patch domain and KOW motifs-containing protein: MEGKKISFGFLKTKKQDKPITADKKEYIECVEEKAIKVVGGGVIEETKPLVIPMKPNTLITAEKLKEIAEKVENFDEPEVKIEKEEENTVPENETLDQMAIRELVEGAKKIKKENDTEKLVVPINSKPIMDGQAEATLDDYESVPIQDFGLAMLRGMGWTPGQDQSKYKPPQLRPKGLGLGADKVIKEKEKSKSSRDKEEELSIVKNSFVKITTGKYSGLYGKVVSLDEENGRVMVDITMKKETVSLSEFMMQAVTKSEYDKQSKVINSESYEEYKKKETLNSSKSHNSKTVETRKEGTSSKKSNETREKEHTEIREDRLNNDEKYSNGSNRSKEKERYRKESSSSEEERSRHRKKNKKKYSSNESLTSESDHRHKSIDRRRDSSSDSDKNHRKKEKSHRSKSSKEKRDIDKKRKGKKKKRDRDRSPNYKKHRK; the protein is encoded by the exons ATGGAAGGCAAGAAGATATCTTTCGGATTTCTGAAAACGAAAAAGCAAGACAAACCGATTACTGCTGACAAAAAAGAATACATTGAATGCGTTGAAGAAAAGGCCATCAAAGTTGTTGG AGGTGGGGTGATAGAAGAAACCAAGCCACTGGTTATACCCATGAAACCAAATACACTGATCACAGCAGAAAAACTAAAGGAAATAgcagaaaaagttgaaaacttcGATGAACCAGAAGTGAAGATTGAAAAGGAG GAAGAAAACACAGTACCAGAGAATGAAACCTTGGATCAGATGGCGATTAGAGAGTTGGTGGAGGGAGCAAAGAAAATTAAGAAAGAAAATGatactgaaaagttagtagtgccaATCAATTCCAAACCAATAATGGATGGCCAAGCTGAG GCAACTCTGGATGACTATGAATCGGTTCCTATACAAGATTTTGGGCTGGCGATGCTACGTGGTATGGGCTGGACGCCGGGTCAAGATCA ATCTAAATACAAACCACCACAGCTACGTCCGAAAGGTCTCGGCCTAGGCGCCGACAAAGTGATCAAGGAGAAAGAAAAAAGCAAATCGTCCAGAGACAAGGAAGAAGAGCTGTCTATAGTGAAAAATTCCTTTGTTAAAATCACTACTGGGAAATACAGTGGATTGTATGGCAAG GTGGTAAGCTTAGATGAAGAAAACGGGCGTGTAATGGTCGACATTACAATGAAAAAGGAAACAGTCAGCCTCAGTGAGTTCATGATGCAAGCAGtcacaaaatccgagtatgataAGCAGTCGAAAGTTATCA ACTCGGAGTCCTACGAAGAGTATAAGAAGAAAGAAACACTCAATAGTTCCAAAAGTCACAATTCAAAAACAGTAGAAACGAGAAAAGAAGGAACATCGAgtaaaaagtcaaatgaaaccCGCGAAAAAGAGCATACGGAAATACGAGAAGACAGACTTAATAATGATGAAAAATACTCAAACGGAAGTAATAGAAGTAAAGAGAAGGAGAGATATAGGAAAGAGTCTTCTAGCAGCGAAGAAGAACGGAGTCGTCACCGAAAgaagaataaaaagaaatatagtAGTAATGAATCTTTAACCTCAGAATCTGATCATAGACACAAATCAATTGATAGAAGAAGAGATAGCAGTAGCGATTCAGATAAAAATCACCGTAAGAAAGAGAAAAGTCACAGAAGTAAATCTTCTAAAGAAAAACGAGACATAGACAAAAAGAGAAAAGGGAAGAAGAAGAAACGAGATCGGGATCGATCGCCGAACTATAAGAAACATAGGAAATaa